The proteins below are encoded in one region of Candidatus Binataceae bacterium:
- a CDS encoding CaiB/BaiF CoA-transferase family protein: MPNPRMLEGYRVLDFSQFVAGPTCTRLLAEMGAEVIKVEMAPGGDRVRGDGLKSQAPEMKESSYSTYYLQHNHSKASFAIDLKKPGAKEIIMAMLPSIDVVVENFAPHVIDRLGFSYDEIKKVNPKIIMCSISMAGQTGPLSYKPGYDFIGQSYAGVTDGIGDEKGAPAMTTMAIGDVSTGVASAMAIGFALLHRERTGEGQYLDASLLDTYFHMHEKTVPVVSLRGDKFKPTRSGSLHPDGGPTGAFHYRDGQYIFLTVPPHQWQQLVRAMEMPELATDPRFRSARGRRDNKEELRDVIENWLKKFPTRDDALAALDRERVPCAPVLSVNEAIKHPHHNERKTVRWVDDPILGKVAIPGFPVKFSKWPDRTDVKASRLGQDNERLLRELLKMPDEKIRELYDKGILVRDPTL; this comes from the coding sequence ATGCCGAATCCACGGATGCTCGAAGGTTACCGGGTACTCGACTTTTCTCAGTTCGTCGCAGGGCCGACCTGCACGCGGCTGCTGGCCGAGATGGGTGCGGAAGTGATCAAGGTTGAGATGGCGCCGGGCGGGGATCGCGTGCGCGGCGACGGGCTCAAGTCGCAGGCGCCCGAGATGAAGGAGTCGAGCTACAGCACTTACTACCTTCAGCACAATCATTCGAAGGCGAGCTTCGCGATCGATCTGAAAAAGCCGGGCGCCAAGGAAATCATCATGGCGATGCTGCCGAGCATCGACGTCGTGGTCGAGAACTTCGCGCCGCACGTAATCGATCGGCTGGGCTTCTCTTACGACGAGATTAAAAAGGTCAATCCGAAAATCATCATGTGCTCGATCTCGATGGCCGGGCAGACGGGGCCGCTCTCATACAAGCCGGGGTACGACTTCATCGGGCAGTCATACGCGGGCGTCACCGATGGTATCGGCGACGAGAAAGGCGCGCCGGCGATGACGACGATGGCGATCGGCGACGTCTCGACGGGTGTGGCATCCGCGATGGCGATCGGATTCGCGCTGCTCCATCGCGAGCGCACGGGCGAGGGGCAATACCTCGACGCGTCGTTGCTCGATACTTACTTCCACATGCACGAAAAGACCGTGCCCGTCGTATCGTTGCGCGGCGACAAATTTAAGCCAACGCGCAGCGGCTCGCTGCATCCGGACGGCGGACCGACCGGCGCGTTTCACTATCGCGACGGGCAATACATTTTTCTGACCGTGCCGCCCCATCAGTGGCAACAGCTAGTGCGCGCGATGGAAATGCCGGAGCTGGCGACCGATCCGCGCTTCAGGAGTGCTCGCGGCCGCCGCGATAACAAAGAAGAGCTGCGCGACGTTATCGAGAATTGGTTGAAGAAGTTCCCGACGCGCGACGATGCTCTGGCGGCGCTCGATCGCGAACGCGTGCCGTGCGCTCCCGTGCTGTCGGTAAACGAGGCGATCAAGCATCCTCATCACAATGAGCGCAAGACGGTCCGATGGGTCGATGATCCGATCCTCGGCAAGGTCGCGATCCCGGGCTTTCCGGTAAAGTTCTCGAAGTGGCCGGATCGCACCGACGTGAAGGCCTCGCGGCTCGGCCAGGACAACGAGCGCCTGCTGCGCGAGCTGCTCAAGATGCCGGATGAAAAAATTCGCGAGCTCTACGACAAGGGGATCCTAGTACGCGATCCGACGCTCTGA
- a CDS encoding glycosyltransferase family A protein translates to MPRVSVIIPVYNSQATLAAAVESILAQTYRDFELIAVDDGSTDASREILSRYSDRITILARANAGPAVARNAGVRVATGDLLAFLDSDDLWKPELLAVMVPELDAHRECAMAWCDLELIDSLGRPLGSSLAGKGGDPTLQDLLTKLWPIMPSGAVIPRWAFEAAGGYPESMRKPSFEDLYLFLRLREHGPFRYVQKALGAWRFAEFPKRIKTPGVDPAAVEEFKRLVRERYGVSAAMQIAGRARAPRSLLGYIGINALRAGDRKTARTALTRAIMFDPTRIKNYLRLSRTFLPRSLAIGLGGRSHRKPKRSPS, encoded by the coding sequence GTGCCGCGCGTTTCGGTAATCATCCCGGTTTACAACTCGCAGGCGACGCTCGCGGCCGCGGTCGAGAGCATCCTCGCGCAGACGTATCGCGACTTCGAGTTAATCGCAGTCGACGACGGCTCGACCGACGCGAGCCGCGAAATACTCAGTCGGTACTCGGACAGAATAACTATCCTCGCGCGCGCCAACGCGGGCCCCGCCGTCGCCCGCAACGCGGGAGTCAGGGTCGCGACGGGGGACCTGCTCGCGTTCCTTGACTCCGACGATCTGTGGAAGCCCGAGCTGCTGGCCGTGATGGTGCCCGAGCTGGACGCGCATCGCGAGTGCGCGATGGCGTGGTGCGATCTCGAGTTGATCGACAGCTTGGGCCGGCCGCTCGGCAGCTCACTCGCGGGCAAGGGCGGCGATCCGACATTGCAGGATCTCCTCACCAAGCTCTGGCCAATCATGCCGAGCGGCGCGGTAATTCCGCGCTGGGCGTTCGAAGCGGCGGGCGGATATCCCGAATCGATGCGAAAGCCGTCGTTCGAGGATCTCTACCTGTTTCTCAGACTTCGCGAACACGGACCGTTTCGCTACGTTCAAAAAGCGCTGGGAGCGTGGCGGTTCGCGGAATTTCCGAAACGAATCAAAACTCCCGGAGTCGATCCAGCCGCAGTCGAGGAATTCAAGCGGCTCGTACGCGAGCGCTACGGCGTCTCCGCGGCGATGCAGATCGCAGGTCGCGCCCGCGCGCCGCGCAGCCTGCTCGGCTACATCGGGATCAACGCGCTACGCGCCGGAGATCGCAAGACGGCACGAACCGCTCTCACGCGGGCAATCATGTTCGATCCCACGCGAATCAAGAATTATCTACGGCTGTCGCGCACGTTCCTGCCGCGTAGTCTCGCGATCGGCCTCGGCGGCCGTTCGCATCGCAAACCAAAACGCAGTCCGAGTTAA
- a CDS encoding protease pro-enzyme activation domain-containing protein, protein MMFRSRGWWFVAILVALFLNATAYASQHQYDQDVSSVRLPGHVLPALPRATLIQSKPDAGNQRISLTIVLKLEDQEGFEKYLSEIYNPDSPNFQNFLEAQEISRRFGPSKDSYEAVLAYLKDHGLKLIEGSADYSTITVGGRRSDVERALGTKIADYQLGKRKFYANQTDPALPVDLASHVQAVIGLNNLAQPSHGDLTIPNNGNFFGQASQAILAAVVADLAFTIVFGALFGIFALLILIVIFGLAIIAGSSSSLTERRATRLNASAAGSGQTIGLLEFDTFQSSDVGNYLALLSELADALDTPAGDLSNLSVVPVNGGASPGPNQSEVLVDIDDVMTIAPGAKVAVYDAPFSGAGSFQALLNAMINGGVDVISNSWAYCEDQTTLADVQSIDSLLQKAAMAGISVFSGSGDGGSTCLDGSPNTISVPADSPNLTAVGGTTLTIGPGLTYGGETWWNGVADSPPTGQGGFGTSRFFAAPPYQSGSAMRTIPDVVVNADPASGMLICQASNGGCPNGNLYGGTSMAAPTWAAFAATLNQLSGTNQGFYNPLLYPLANTSAFHDASSMDSDFTHVGLGSPNLGVLLQKLTGQSPGSVSASASGVVAYTSTQVLTPPLGGVPADGTSQATVKVLLLDADDNPVPGKTVRLSAGGSHATISPSSAVTSVDNGAAVFTITDDTPESVTFTGDDTTDGITVTETATMPFVTPSASSAGIGASPTSVSNDGTSATTITVTLKDSQGRPTPGKLVQISQTGNSVISGPNPPVTDSNGMVVLAATDLTSETVTYSGVDVTDGNLPIPGPNPQVTFSGMASNACAPPNPPAAPGFVVTPYATGFVAANVTAGGFPFGCMGVSGIAFDSSGNLYANDAPTGNIYKIPAGGGPATMPLNTTSLGTTLSGLAFDNSGDLFASFGVTSGDPTTGIVVQLNPSNGSIIRTISSGVICPTVISIDPLSGDLFTDDTCFGDGFNNASIWRISNPGGVSPSTSVYATTTNTPNSTLAFAPGGTIYMWTDAQVAQVSGTNVSGPPTVTILPGLNASSTGMVAGGTGSGGAGTFLIENPFAVPSGTNLGIESIDLTGSPLSAANSFTTSAAGANTLVFGPDGCLYVAQETTVYRVSDPSGGCSYGSTLGSPTLTLAPNAVSPNPAQGTSQAFSATLHYASVPDGTPVILNLGGANRFGAQGLLANTVSNIASFSYTGVYAGVDTLTASARVSSNTVTSDPAVLTWTAGAHTTFIGLNQSPTSGAPGQMVNLVGSLTDVSVVPAAPIAGQTLDLGVGGSSCNAATNSSGTASCQVTLGSPGTYTLSGSFAGTSSLLASSNSTGFNVLTPPTPTASATPTATPSVLPTATSTPTATATATPTPGGIVMVTGQASGGGQPGATVDLGSFSYQSSDDHQQTVSSTSVSVSRPSIFSSITLTATINGDTVDTATLSSPIESPAVFTFSSPITLPAGQSVMFALSGVISGGTSATLDLSNEARLAGITTSPGTTERGASGGLMLALCLLGLAIRPMRRRQRLRASILTAVMLMLAVSVLGCSGSSGGAPAPNTSIQQVVSMGVSEGGEPVTVGGLPANLGKIQKE, encoded by the coding sequence ATGATGTTTCGCAGCCGTGGCTGGTGGTTTGTCGCAATTCTGGTTGCTCTTTTCCTGAATGCGACCGCTTATGCATCGCAGCATCAGTACGATCAAGATGTCTCGAGCGTGAGGCTCCCCGGTCATGTGTTACCGGCGCTGCCAAGGGCCACGCTCATTCAATCGAAGCCAGACGCTGGCAACCAGCGAATCAGTCTGACAATTGTACTCAAGCTCGAAGATCAAGAGGGTTTCGAGAAATATTTGAGCGAGATTTACAATCCTGACTCGCCGAACTTTCAGAACTTCCTGGAGGCGCAAGAAATCAGCCGACGCTTCGGGCCGTCAAAGGACTCGTACGAAGCGGTACTCGCATACTTAAAAGATCACGGGTTGAAGTTAATCGAGGGTTCCGCGGACTACTCGACGATCACGGTAGGTGGCCGGCGCTCGGACGTGGAGCGGGCGTTAGGAACTAAAATCGCCGACTACCAACTAGGGAAGCGGAAGTTCTACGCGAATCAGACTGATCCTGCGCTCCCGGTCGATCTCGCCTCGCATGTGCAGGCGGTCATCGGACTGAATAATCTTGCCCAGCCATCTCATGGCGACCTTACAATTCCCAACAACGGTAATTTTTTTGGACAAGCTTCCCAAGCGATTCTGGCTGCGGTAGTTGCTGATCTGGCGTTCACGATTGTGTTCGGCGCGCTGTTTGGTATCTTCGCTCTGCTAATCCTGATCGTCATCTTCGGTCTTGCAATAATCGCCGGAAGTAGTTCATCGCTTACTGAACGGCGGGCAACAAGGCTCAATGCAAGTGCTGCCGGGAGCGGTCAGACCATTGGCCTTTTAGAGTTCGATACCTTTCAATCCAGCGACGTTGGCAATTATCTCGCCCTGCTTAGCGAGCTTGCGGATGCGCTCGACACGCCGGCGGGCGATTTGAGCAATCTCAGCGTGGTGCCCGTCAATGGCGGCGCCAGTCCGGGTCCCAATCAGTCAGAGGTCCTTGTCGATATCGATGACGTCATGACGATCGCGCCGGGCGCCAAGGTTGCCGTGTACGATGCCCCCTTCAGCGGCGCTGGCAGCTTCCAGGCGCTGCTAAACGCCATGATCAATGGCGGAGTCGACGTCATCTCGAACAGCTGGGCGTACTGCGAAGATCAAACCACGCTGGCCGACGTGCAAAGCATCGATTCATTGCTGCAAAAGGCAGCGATGGCGGGAATCAGCGTATTCAGTGGTTCGGGCGACGGCGGCAGCACCTGCCTCGACGGCAGCCCGAACACGATCTCAGTTCCGGCGGACTCGCCCAATCTCACTGCGGTTGGCGGCACGACACTTACTATTGGTCCAGGATTGACCTATGGCGGCGAGACCTGGTGGAACGGCGTCGCGGATAGTCCTCCGACGGGGCAGGGCGGCTTCGGCACGAGCAGGTTCTTCGCCGCACCGCCATACCAGTCCGGGTCGGCGATGCGCACGATCCCGGACGTGGTCGTCAACGCTGACCCGGCCAGCGGGATGCTCATTTGCCAGGCGTCGAACGGCGGATGCCCCAACGGAAACCTCTACGGCGGCACCAGCATGGCGGCGCCGACCTGGGCCGCTTTTGCGGCCACGCTCAACCAATTGTCTGGTACGAATCAAGGCTTCTACAACCCGCTGTTGTATCCGCTCGCAAACACGTCGGCCTTTCACGACGCAAGTTCGATGGACAGCGACTTCACCCACGTCGGACTCGGCTCGCCGAACCTCGGGGTCCTGCTGCAGAAGCTAACCGGCCAGAGTCCCGGCTCAGTGAGCGCATCGGCGTCTGGAGTCGTCGCATATACGAGCACCCAGGTACTCACTCCGCCGCTCGGCGGCGTGCCGGCGGACGGCACGTCGCAGGCCACGGTAAAAGTGCTGTTGCTTGACGCGGACGACAATCCTGTGCCGGGAAAGACGGTGAGACTGTCGGCAGGCGGGAGCCACGCGACCATTTCTCCGTCCAGCGCTGTTACCAGCGTTGACAATGGTGCCGCCGTCTTCACCATCACTGACGATACGCCCGAGAGCGTAACTTTCACCGGCGACGACACAACAGATGGCATCACAGTAACGGAGACGGCGACCATGCCGTTCGTCACACCGTCGGCCTCGTCGGCCGGGATCGGCGCCAGTCCGACCAGCGTGAGCAATGATGGGACATCGGCAACGACGATTACGGTGACGTTGAAGGATTCGCAGGGCCGGCCGACACCGGGCAAGCTGGTCCAGATATCGCAAACCGGCAACTCGGTGATCAGCGGGCCGAATCCGCCCGTGACCGACAGCAACGGCATGGTGGTGCTCGCGGCCACGGATCTCACGAGCGAGACGGTAACTTATAGTGGTGTCGATGTGACCGACGGTAATCTGCCGATTCCTGGTCCGAATCCGCAGGTGACTTTCTCCGGCATGGCGAGCAATGCGTGTGCGCCGCCCAATCCTCCCGCCGCGCCGGGCTTCGTCGTGACGCCTTATGCGACAGGATTCGTCGCCGCGAACGTCACTGCGGGTGGCTTTCCTTTCGGATGCATGGGTGTGAGCGGGATCGCATTCGATTCATCGGGAAACCTCTACGCCAACGATGCACCGACCGGGAACATCTACAAGATTCCAGCGGGCGGCGGCCCGGCGACGATGCCCCTGAACACCACCTCGCTCGGCACGACGCTCTCCGGCCTGGCCTTCGATAACAGTGGCGACTTGTTTGCGAGCTTCGGCGTGACCAGCGGCGATCCCACCACCGGCATAGTCGTTCAGCTCAACCCGTCGAACGGCTCGATCATCAGAACGATCTCATCGGGTGTCATTTGCCCGACGGTGATTTCGATCGATCCGCTGAGCGGCGATCTCTTCACCGACGACACTTGCTTCGGCGACGGCTTCAACAACGCATCGATCTGGCGCATCTCGAATCCGGGCGGAGTGTCGCCATCTACATCGGTCTACGCGACGACAACCAACACGCCGAACTCGACGCTCGCCTTCGCGCCTGGCGGAACGATCTATATGTGGACCGACGCCCAGGTGGCGCAGGTGAGTGGCACCAACGTTTCAGGGCCGCCGACCGTGACCATACTACCCGGCCTGAACGCGAGCTCGACCGGCATGGTTGCGGGCGGAACGGGATCGGGCGGCGCCGGAACTTTCCTGATCGAGAATCCGTTCGCGGTCCCGAGCGGAACTAATCTCGGCATCGAATCGATCGACCTGACCGGCAGTCCTCTCAGCGCCGCTAATTCATTCACCACCAGCGCCGCGGGAGCCAATACCCTCGTCTTCGGTCCCGACGGATGCCTCTACGTGGCGCAGGAGACGACGGTTTACAGGGTCAGCGATCCCAGCGGTGGCTGCAGCTATGGCTCGACGCTCGGCTCACCGACGCTCACGCTGGCGCCCAACGCCGTGTCGCCGAATCCTGCGCAGGGTACGTCGCAGGCCTTCAGCGCGACGCTTCACTACGCGAGTGTTCCGGATGGAACGCCGGTGATTCTCAATCTGGGCGGCGCAAATCGATTCGGCGCCCAAGGCCTTCTGGCCAATACCGTCAGCAATATCGCTTCCTTCAGCTACACCGGAGTATACGCCGGGGTCGACACGCTCACGGCATCGGCAAGGGTAAGCAGCAATACGGTGACATCCGATCCTGCCGTCCTGACTTGGACCGCAGGCGCGCATACGACGTTCATCGGACTTAATCAGAGTCCGACCAGTGGTGCGCCCGGGCAGATGGTCAACTTGGTCGGATCGCTAACGGACGTTTCAGTCGTGCCTGCCGCGCCGATTGCCGGTCAGACGCTGGACCTTGGAGTCGGTGGCTCGAGCTGCAACGCGGCGACAAATTCGAGCGGCACTGCAAGCTGCCAGGTGACGCTCGGCAGTCCCGGCACGTATACGCTGTCGGGCAGCTTTGCGGGAACGTCTTCGCTGCTCGCCTCGAGCAACTCGACTGGCTTCAACGTGCTGACGCCGCCGACACCAACGGCGTCAGCGACGCCGACCGCAACTCCGTCGGTTCTTCCCACCGCCACATCTACCCCGACGGCTACTGCCACTGCCACGCCGACTCCCGGCGGCATCGTCATGGTGACAGGACAGGCGAGCGGCGGAGGCCAGCCGGGTGCGACCGTCGATCTCGGGAGCTTCAGCTATCAGTCATCGGACGACCATCAACAGACTGTCTCCTCGACGAGCGTGTCAGTGAGCCGACCGAGCATCTTCAGCTCGATAACTCTGACCGCGACGATCAATGGCGATACGGTTGATACGGCGACGCTGAGCAGTCCGATCGAATCGCCCGCCGTCTTCACATTCTCATCGCCAATCACTTTGCCGGCAGGTCAGTCGGTCATGTTTGCGCTCAGCGGCGTTATTTCAGGCGGAACGAGCGCCACTCTCGACTTGAGCAATGAAGCTAGGCTCGCGGGGATCACAACTTCTCCCGGGACGACCGAACGAGGCGCGAGCGGCGGCTTGATGCTGGCGCTCTGTCTGTTGGGCCTCGCGATCCGGCCGATGAGGCGCAGGCAGCGGCTCAGGGCATCGATTCTCACTGCTGTCATGCTGATGCTGGCAGTAAGCGTGCTCGGATGCTCGGGCTCGTCGGGGGGCGCGCCCGCGCCAAACACCTCGATCCAGCAAGTCGTCTCGATGGGCGTGAGCGAGGGCGGCGAGCCGGTGACCGTCGGTGGCCTGCCGGCTAACCTGGGCAAAATACAGAAGGAGTGA
- a CDS encoding GMC family oxidoreductase codes for MANETTDVLIIGTGFGGSIPGYYLAAAGAKVIMLERGPRFSTEDFTQSLRIGTFNRFIDSISGKGIDVTAGNCVGGSSVTYYAASLRAPSFIFERRGTLGRRIWPNSITRQTLNQWYSRVEAAIPVAELSWNDVPYAGGLFAAACNRAGHTCQPVPLAVDLTKCTNCNWMHTGCIFDAKRSMLFNYIPAAESFGAEIRPLNEVQKIQRARAAGYRYTVSYLQLDPNDYTKILGSGAIDAKIIIVAAGTMGTPVILQRSALDLGGMPPAVGRYMSANGDRVSFAAFDEDKVSSLLGLQRAPGVAYEAFPIGKPINTMTFDYLDPKKPEFSRFALQQLYSPPIVNALPGVDQSPFWFGIEKRNLLTQWRSWMAIVEMTEDANEGFFGPPPKTGSFTRLGPGIASGQLEYPIAPQTQHGFDLADAAAESILTLDGLATFHTVASTNSIQCAHPLASCRIGDNPGTSALDDRHELRGHPGIFVTDGASVPTSLCVNPSLTIAALAERASSLLLKRADQYGVAVKQGGIPIPS; via the coding sequence ATGGCGAATGAGACCACTGACGTCCTGATTATCGGGACGGGCTTCGGGGGCTCGATCCCCGGTTATTACCTGGCCGCCGCCGGTGCCAAGGTGATCATGCTCGAGCGCGGCCCGCGGTTCTCGACCGAAGACTTCACGCAAAGCCTGCGGATCGGCACCTTCAACCGCTTCATCGACAGCATCTCGGGCAAGGGCATCGACGTTACTGCGGGCAACTGCGTCGGCGGCTCGAGCGTCACCTACTACGCAGCATCGCTGCGGGCGCCGAGCTTCATCTTCGAGCGTCGCGGCACGCTCGGCCGTCGGATCTGGCCGAATTCGATCACCCGGCAAACGCTCAACCAGTGGTATAGCCGCGTCGAGGCCGCCATACCGGTGGCCGAACTTAGCTGGAACGACGTACCGTATGCGGGTGGCCTCTTCGCCGCGGCGTGCAACCGCGCGGGACACACGTGCCAGCCGGTCCCACTTGCCGTCGACCTCACGAAGTGCACCAACTGCAACTGGATGCATACCGGCTGCATCTTCGACGCCAAGCGCTCGATGCTGTTCAACTACATCCCGGCTGCGGAGTCGTTTGGGGCCGAGATCCGCCCCTTGAACGAGGTGCAAAAAATCCAACGGGCCCGGGCTGCCGGCTACCGTTACACGGTCTCGTATCTGCAGCTCGACCCGAACGACTACACCAAAATTCTCGGCAGCGGCGCCATCGACGCGAAGATAATCATCGTCGCCGCGGGCACGATGGGTACCCCGGTGATCTTGCAGCGCTCAGCCCTGGATCTCGGCGGTATGCCGCCCGCGGTTGGGCGCTACATGTCGGCCAACGGCGATCGGGTCTCGTTCGCGGCCTTCGACGAGGATAAGGTGAGTAGCCTGCTCGGGCTCCAACGCGCACCCGGTGTCGCCTACGAGGCCTTTCCGATCGGCAAGCCGATCAACACCATGACCTTCGACTACCTCGACCCGAAGAAGCCGGAATTCTCGCGCTTCGCCTTGCAGCAGCTCTACTCTCCGCCGATCGTAAACGCCCTCCCTGGGGTGGACCAGTCGCCGTTCTGGTTCGGCATCGAGAAGCGAAATCTCCTAACGCAATGGCGCTCGTGGATGGCGATCGTCGAGATGACCGAGGACGCCAACGAAGGCTTCTTCGGCCCCCCGCCCAAGACCGGCAGCTTCACGCGCCTCGGGCCAGGCATCGCATCCGGCCAGTTGGAGTATCCCATTGCGCCGCAAACCCAACACGGTTTCGACCTGGCCGACGCGGCGGCCGAGTCGATCCTGACGCTCGATGGGCTCGCCACGTTTCATACGGTGGCGTCCACGAACAGTATTCAGTGTGCGCACCCACTGGCGTCGTGCCGAATCGGTGACAATCCCGGAACGTCGGCGCTCGATGATCGCCACGAGTTGCGCGGCCATCCCGGCATCTTCGTCACCGACGGGGCAAGCGTACCGACTTCGCTCTGCGTCAACCCTTCGCTCACGATCGCGGCGCTGGCAGAGCGCGCGTCGTCGTTATTGCTGAAGCGCGCCGACCAGTACGGCGTCGCGGTCAAGCAAGGCGGTATCCCCATCCCGTCCTGA
- a CDS encoding DUF5987 family protein: MMKNGEINRIIERENERLAPSTPNSLRLSRRALLKSVAALAAATTISPWPIGVLSAFAQGTGPAAKQVPVSDSDVDRTTLTLEAFADTLIPGEKRFPDDVAIAGVVTGPGAVQGGAIDMMNFVGLGPTLPLLAPLINAAAIAYALLNRITLDPALPALVSLNFAQRTALMVQLLAPNALFREVYSPLAALCFVAFNTAGYLDTVVAIKQGHPGLTAIGFPAPNPDGKWRFPDFSYQQVLAKPHPTSKNGNPA, translated from the coding sequence ATGATGAAAAACGGGGAGATAAATCGAATTATCGAGCGCGAGAACGAGCGCCTCGCACCATCCACCCCGAACTCGCTCCGTCTCAGCCGACGCGCGTTACTGAAGAGTGTCGCGGCGCTCGCGGCCGCGACGACGATCTCTCCGTGGCCAATCGGCGTGCTGTCCGCCTTCGCCCAGGGGACGGGCCCCGCGGCGAAGCAGGTCCCCGTCTCCGATAGCGATGTCGACCGAACGACGCTGACGCTCGAAGCTTTCGCGGATACGTTGATCCCGGGCGAGAAGCGCTTCCCGGATGACGTGGCGATCGCCGGCGTTGTAACCGGCCCAGGCGCGGTGCAAGGGGGCGCGATCGATATGATGAACTTCGTCGGCTTGGGGCCGACACTGCCGCTGCTTGCCCCGCTAATCAATGCGGCCGCCATCGCGTATGCACTGCTCAACCGGATCACGCTCGATCCGGCGTTGCCGGCGTTGGTCTCGCTCAACTTCGCGCAACGCACCGCTCTCATGGTCCAACTCCTCGCCCCTAACGCGCTATTTCGAGAAGTGTACTCCCCGCTCGCGGCCCTTTGTTTCGTCGCATTCAACACTGCGGGTTACCTCGACACTGTCGTCGCAATCAAACAGGGGCATCCCGGTTTGACGGCTATCGGCTTTCCGGCTCCCAATCCCGACGGCAAGTGGCGATTCCCGGATTTCTCGTACCAGCAAGTCCTGGCGAAGCCGCATCCGACCTCGAAGAACGGCAACCCCGCGTGA
- the recN gene encoding DNA repair protein RecN: protein MLLELRIRNFAIIEETSLEFGPGLNVLSGETGAGKTIILSALGLLLGGRASPDMVRTGEKEAVVEALFELEGEAAIPELAERTRDADRRELLIRRVVADGGRSRVTIDGELATVQSLARLGAALVQVYGQHEQHSLLRSESHREVLDRFAKIDPELAAYSSTYARAGTIRSRLADLERRARERADLLELARFRAVELERAELIPGEDEELARERTVLANAAKLAAAASETESTLYGAEGAAIDTIAAAETRLTEAAAIDPKLGEALEMIKSARTNLAEAARSLAAYAARIEADPARLEQIDNRLQELTRLKRKYGGSLALAIETLAKARKEIAELEGIAESRAEVEVELHSVLDELLAQARKISASRKRAAAELGRKMEAELKTLGMRSAVFEPRLDALGTDEAGFEREAVALGPLGFDTVEFYISPNLGQLPMPLARIVSGGELSRVMLALKRLEAQRRGVATMIFDEVDAGIGGAVAQVVGRKLKQLARYHQILCVTHLAQIAAYADRHFMVEKEERRGSTRSRVSLIDETERTEEIARMLGGDVSEKLRRAARELLERATE, encoded by the coding sequence ATGCTGCTCGAACTGAGAATCCGCAACTTCGCAATTATCGAAGAGACCAGTCTCGAATTCGGTCCCGGCCTCAACGTGCTGTCGGGCGAAACCGGCGCCGGCAAAACCATCATCCTGAGCGCGCTCGGCTTGCTGCTCGGCGGACGGGCGTCACCCGACATGGTGCGGACGGGCGAGAAAGAGGCGGTGGTCGAGGCGTTGTTCGAGCTCGAAGGCGAAGCGGCGATTCCCGAGCTGGCGGAGCGCACGCGCGACGCCGATCGTCGCGAGCTGCTGATTCGCCGCGTGGTCGCCGACGGCGGCCGCTCGCGCGTCACGATCGACGGCGAGCTCGCGACGGTGCAGTCGCTGGCGCGGCTCGGCGCCGCCCTGGTGCAGGTTTACGGGCAGCACGAGCAGCATTCGCTGCTCCGCTCTGAGAGCCATCGCGAGGTGCTGGACCGCTTCGCGAAAATTGACCCCGAACTGGCGGCATACAGCTCCACTTATGCGCGCGCGGGCACGATTCGCTCGCGCCTTGCAGATCTGGAGCGCCGCGCGCGCGAGCGCGCCGATCTGCTGGAGCTGGCGCGCTTCCGCGCCGTCGAACTCGAGCGCGCGGAATTGATCCCCGGCGAGGACGAAGAACTGGCTCGCGAGCGCACGGTGCTCGCTAACGCGGCCAAGCTCGCCGCAGCAGCAAGCGAAACCGAGAGCACCCTCTACGGCGCGGAGGGCGCTGCGATCGACACGATCGCCGCGGCGGAAACGCGGCTTACCGAGGCGGCGGCGATCGATCCCAAACTCGGCGAGGCGCTGGAGATGATCAAGTCTGCGCGCACCAACCTCGCCGAAGCGGCGCGCTCACTGGCAGCTTACGCGGCTCGCATCGAAGCCGATCCCGCGCGGCTTGAACAGATCGATAATCGACTCCAGGAGCTGACCCGGCTCAAACGCAAATACGGCGGCTCGCTCGCTTTGGCCATCGAAACGCTCGCCAAGGCGCGCAAGGAGATCGCGGAGCTCGAAGGCATCGCGGAATCGAGGGCGGAAGTTGAAGTGGAGTTACACTCGGTGCTCGACGAACTGCTCGCCCAGGCGCGGAAAATCAGCGCGTCGCGCAAGCGCGCAGCCGCTGAGCTCGGGCGCAAGATGGAAGCCGAGTTGAAAACCCTCGGAATGCGCTCTGCCGTATTCGAGCCACGGCTCGACGCGCTCGGCACCGACGAGGCTGGCTTCGAGCGCGAGGCAGTCGCGCTCGGGCCGCTGGGCTTCGACACCGTCGAGTTCTATATTTCGCCGAACCTGGGACAGCTACCGATGCCGCTCGCGCGAATCGTTTCGGGAGGGGAGCTATCGCGCGTGATGCTCGCGCTGAAACGCCTTGAAGCGCAGCGCCGCGGCGTCGCGACAATGATCTTCGATGAAGTCGACGCCGGCATCGGCGGCGCAGTGGCGCAGGTCGTGGGCCGCAAGCTGAAACAGCTCGCACGCTACCATCAGATCCTGTGCGTCACGCATCTGGCACAAATCGCCGCTTACGCCGACCGTCACTTCATGGTCGAAAAAGAAGAGCGCCGCGGCTCAACCCGCAGCCGCGTGAGCCTGATCGACGAAACCGAGCGCACCGAAGAAATCGCCCGCATGCTAGGCGGCGACGTCTCCGAAAAACTCCGCCGCGCTGCCCGCGAGCTCCTCGAACGAGCAACCGAGTGA